Genomic window (Methanomassiliicoccales archaeon):
GGGCGTCCAAATCATGAATATAAACTTCCGCTCCAAATTCCTTCATTAAAAAACGCGCACCTCCGATATGATCAAAGTGTCGATGCGTTAGAACAATTCGCCCGATTTTTTGATGAGAAACGACTCGTGAAATCTGATCAATAATATGCTTTGTGCGAATACCCGTGCCAGTATCAACAATAAATGGATCATTGCCCGTAACTAAATAAATATTTGAATCCAGTCCTACACCTGGCAGGCAATGAACGCTCATTTCAAGATTCTGAAGCTTGATTCAATATTTAATTTCTTTGATAATTCGTTGTTGATTGGATTTCAAATAAATTGATGACAATCCATTCCATGATCCTTTTTATAAGAACATAAGAGGCGTGAACAATGCAAATATATATTCCACATATTTTAAGGATCGGTGGAAGATGAGGCTTCTTGAGTACCAGGCCAAAGAATTGCTGCGACCATACAGCATCCCGGTTCCAAAAGGATTTGTCATAAGAAGTTTCGATGAGCTCAAGGAGATGCCCGTACCTGCCATTATAAAAGCACAAGTACCCGTTGGTGGTCGGGGTAAAGCTGGTGCGATCAAGAAAGTCATGAATTCTGATGATGCAAGAAATGCGATTCTCCAGGTTCTCCAAACGAATGTCAATGGATATTTTCCAAAAGAGGTCCTTGTCGAGGAATACCTCAATATCGCGAGGGAATTTTACATTGGCATTACTATTGACAGAGGTATTGGTCTACCCATTATATTGGCGAGTCCGGATGGCGGTATCGATATCGAAGATGTGCCGGATGATAGAATTGGTAGGTTTGTCGTCCATCCATTCATCGGTGTGCAGGATTATCACATTAGAGAGATACTCTCATTCATTGAAGTACCGGAGAGAGCCAGCACCTTAGCTTGGAAGACTATCAAGAACCTATGGAACATTTTTTGGTCTCTTGATTGCGAACTGCTTGAAATCAACCCTCTTGTCCTCACCGACGATGACCAAATTGTGGCAGCCGATGCGAAAATGGTG
Coding sequences:
- a CDS encoding acetate--CoA ligase family protein, which produces MRLLEYQAKELLRPYSIPVPKGFVIRSFDELKEMPVPAIIKAQVPVGGRGKAGAIKKVMNSDDARNAILQVLQTNVNGYFPKEVLVEEYLNIAREFYIGITIDRGIGLPIILASPDGGIDIEDVPDDRIGRFVVHPFIGVQDYHIREILSFIEVPERASTLAWKTIKNLWNIFWSLDCELLEINPLVLTDDDQIVAADAKMVINDDALFRHQEFSELEEELTPLEREARKNSLVLVQLDGDIAVIANGAGLTMATLDNLSFYGGRGGLFLDLGGTDDSKKVECALELALRAKPKVVLINIFGGMTRCDSVASGIISVKNELGLDIPIVIRLKGTNEKLAQEMLRREGFHVLEDLDEACKIASELGGS